In Syntrophorhabdaceae bacterium, the genomic window GAAGGCGGGGAAATGAATATGTTTTGAGCGAATTTTTGTATTGGTCTTACGAGCTCCCCGGGCACCACCATCCATCCAAGCCTCCAGCCTGTCATGGCGTACGTTTTTGAGAAACCGTTTACCACGATAATGTTATCAGAGATGGCGAGGGCGCTCCCCGGCTTTTGTCCGTAGGTAAGGCCGAGATATATCTCATCAACGACGAGGAGCTTGTCCTCCACGGCGAGGCTCTCGTAAAGTCCTGACAGCGTCTCTTCCCTGTAAACGGTGCCTGTTGGGTTCGATGGGTTGGCAAGGACGAGAAGGTCCGGAAGATATTTCAGAGAGCCAAGAAGGTTTTGTGTCACCTCGAACCCCGTTTGCTCCGATACCGGTATGGGGAGGATTCCGCAATCCAGGAGTGACGCGATGTTTTTATAACAGGGGTAGCCCGGATCGGATATGCCAAGCAATCTCCCCCGTTCAAGCAGGACGGCAAAGAGAAGCAAAAATGCCCCGGAGGTCCCGTTTGTGATGATGATCCTCTCGGGCGGGACGACTATTCCGCCTGTCTCCCAATAGTGTTGGGAGATCCTTTTTCGCAGTTCCGGGAGGCCAAGACTGTGCGTATAAAAGGTACGGTCACCCCTGATCGATTGGATTGCCTCTTCCTTGACCACGAAAGGGGTGGGAAAATCCGGCTCACCGACCTCCATGTGAACGATATCTTTGCCTTTTGCCTCCAGTTCTTTCGCTTTTTCAAGGAGCTCCATGACATAGAAGGGTGCAATGGCATCAGACCTTTTTGCAATCTTCATAACGTCTCATCTTTCATGTGTGTCCGCGTTACATGGGGCGAAACAGGATATGACTGAAATGTATCAAAAATACCCTGCCCTGTCAATCGCGGAAGAACGCGACCCGTTGATATTGAAGGTGGTACGATTGACAATATCTTTGTTAAGCCCTTGGATGGTGTAAAAATTTCTTACGTGCATCATGTTTTTTCCTCACATAAAGCTGAAAATAGCCCAGGCTTACAAGACAGAGAAAGGCCAGACAGAGAAACATTGCCCGATAACCTGTCAAAAAAAGGATACTGCCCATAATGATTGGCCCAAGCGCCAGTCCTAAATCCGAGATCGCCCGTAAGGTACCAACGGCGGTACCGCTTGAAGAACCTGCATAATCAAGGGCGTATGCCATCGATACAGGGATCAGGAATGAGATCCCCGCTCCCCACAGCAATCCCACAAAAATAAACGTCAAGAGAGTTTTTGTAAAGAAGAGAACGACAAGAGCGACTGCCCCTGTAAAAGTAAAGGTCAGAATAATCTTTTCCTGACTGAAAGCGTTCAAGACCCTCCCCCCCAGCGCGCGCCCCAGCATGATCATGATGGCCGAAGCAGAAAAGAAGATCCCCGGATTTGCTATTCCACGTTGAACCGCATACAGGGGGAGGAATGCAATAATCGTTCCCCAGATGAAATACTGCAGAAAGATGACGATGGCGGGGACAACTACATTCCATTCAAACAAATGGGTATTCAAGGCAGGATCATTGACTGCAGGCCTTTTATCCTCCCGGCCTTTCAGTTTCCAGGCACACAGGAGGGTACAGGTGGATAAACCTGCGCAGGACAGAAACAGCGTGGTAAAGCTATAACGACTAACAACAAATACGCTCAAAGAAGGGGCAATGGCCGTCGAGAGACTGGGAGCCAGCATTAAGTAGCTGATGCCCTGACCCCGATATGCCAGCGGCAGGGCGCTCACGACAGAGACAAAGATGGCAGTATCTACACATGCAAGGGAAATCCCCTGAACGAATCTCACGATCAACAAGGGCCAAAAATGACGAAACACGGTAAAGGTAAGGAAGGCAAGAACAGATAACGCGGCGCCGACCATAATAACGTTTTTTTCTGAATATTTAACAAGGATCCCGCCGACAAAGGGCCTGCAGATCAACGATGCGACGCCAATGGCCCCGACCAGAATGCCTATCTGTCCTGCACTGGAACCCAACTGCCCCAGATAGATTGGGAGTGTGGGATAAAGGGCTGTATTGGTGCTCAAAAAAGCAAAATATGCAAGGAATCCGAGGGCAAAATCGCGATTAAGTATATTTCGTAAAGTCAATTGGGAGATACTTTCTTCTTTGTGCATTGCACCGCAATATTTGATATTGGTGAATTATCCCCTCGCAACATTCCCCAACAGCATACTTTGTTAAATTTTGTGCATCTTTTTTGAAAAGAACATCCGGTTCATCTGTTCATTTATCCGGTGAAGGATAGGTGAACCATCAACTCACCGATATCTTCCAACTGGTCGAGCCTAAAAACATAATTCACAATACGCTCCGATTGGTCTTTATCCAGGAACTGCAAAGCTGTTCCTTCAAATTTCTTCACTAATTCCTCATCGGACATCCGGCATTCGCCAGTTGCTCGGTAGAGATGCCGAGGAGTTGGCCGGCGCACAGGGCAACAACAAATCCTGCCATGGAAGAATAATGCCACCCCCTTAGGTGCAGGTTCCGGGCAAACGACGCATCGATGAACCTGGCGGCCAGGTCATACGCGAGCGCTATTGCCGTTATGACATCCTTGCCGCTTGCATGCCGGCGCTCCCCCACGGCCAGCGCTGCGGGTATCAATTCGTTGGAATGTATACCAAACCTCAACGTACCGTTCATCCTGAAATAGGTATCATTGTAATCAAGATAACGAGTCATCGCGCCGTTAGCAAGGGCAGCATTCGCACAGGGCACCTTAATCCGGCTACCGATCATGGTTGATTCCTGAGACCCGCCCTGTTCTTCCATAACAGAGCGAACGATTCTTCCGGCATCGCTATCGTACGCGCCTACCGCGCATGCAAGCATATCCAATAAGACCCTCTTTGCTGCATGTATCTCCAGATCGCTTAACGTTTTATAAGAGAATCCACCCGTGTACTGAGCCAGCTTCTCTGTGACTGTCATAGCGCGTGTCTTCATGCCGCCACCTTTATGTTTTTCTTGTTAACAATCCGCCCCGCCTTTCAGCGTATCTTCAACCTCAGCAGTTTCCGGTATCCCTTGTCCCGCTCAAGCCAGGACCTTTGTCACAATAAGCTCTCCCATCTCCTTCGTTCCCACCTTTGTATTTCCCGGGCTCATGATGTCCTCGGTGCGATAACCCTCGCGGAGGACCTGATCTACGGAGTCCTCTATGCTTTTAGCCTCTTGATGCAGCCCAAAGGAGTAACGAAGCATCAGGGCCACGCTCAGGATTATGGCAATGGGATTTGCTACGTTTAATCCCTTGAGGGTGGGAGCGCTCCCGTGGATCGGCTCATAGAGGCCAAACAGCCGCTTTCCCGATCCGGGTATTTCCGCTATGCTGGCAGAAGGCATCATGCCTAACGAGCCGGCCAGCATGGAGGCCTCGTCGCTGAGGATATCGCCAAAAAGGTTCTCTGTGACGACCACGTCAAAATCTCTGGGACTAAGAATGAGACGCATCGCGGTGGAATCCACAAGCCCGTACTCGACCTCGACATCCGGGTACTCTGCCGCCACCTCTTTGGCGATTTCTCGCCACAGGTCGGAGGTCCGGAGAATCTGAAACTTATCTACCGATGTCAGCTTCTTTCGCCGCCCTCTGGCCAACTCAAACCCGACTGTCAGAATACGTCTAATCTCCTCCTCCGAGTAGGCACATGTATCAACGGCTCTTCGGGCTCCACTGTCCCTGAAAACCTGTTTCGGTTCTGCGAAGTAAATCCCGCCCGTCAGTTCCCGGATTATGATGAAGTCAACGCCATTCACCACCTCAGGCTTGAAGTTTGTAGAGTTTATCAAGGAGGGGAAGAGCCGGACAGGTCGGATATTAGCAAAAAGTCCAAGTTCCTTCCGAAGTCTGATGAGCCCATAGCCCAGTTCCGGCCGGAGCTTCAAATTCGGCTGCTCAAATTTCGGATCTCCAACGGCCCCGAAAAGAATCGAGTCGCAACTTTTGCACAGTTCCACCGTTTCCCGGGAAAGGGCTATGCCTGTCCGCTCAAAAGCCGCTGCCCCCATCTGGCCCTCGCGAAACGTAAAATCGTGACCAAACCTCTCTCCAATAGCTCCAAGAACCTTTACCCCTTCAGCTACGATCTCGGGGCCTACACCATCACCCGGCAGTACGGCGATAGACAATTTCATAACCTTTCCTCCTTGGTAATATAATTTTCCCTGGTTTCACATTTCCGCCTAATCGGTTTTCATCTGTTTTAATAGCGGTTCGATACCGCCACATTCTAAAACCTTGAGCATTTCATCTGGAAAAGCCTGAAAATCGAGAATTTTACCTGTTGTATAATTCGTCACCTTTCGATCGGCAAGGCTTATTTCTGCTTCATCGCCATCGTTGCCGAGCGAAGCGACACCCGGACAAATAATGGCAGGAAGACCGATCGCTATCGAGTTTCTGTAGAATATTCGGGCAAAAGATTCCGCCACGACAGCTCCAAGTCCAAGCGCCTTAAGGGCTGCAGGTGCCGTCTCCCTGCTGGAACCACACCCGAAGTTACGACCCGCCAGAATAATGTCTCCAGGGTTTATTTGTCGTGCAAACTCAGGACGTACTTCCTCAAAGGCGTGCTTTTTTATTTCGTCCATGGGTAGATTCAAATACTTACCTGACGTCATGACATCGGTATCTACGTTATCACCAAACTTCCAGACTCGACCTTTTATCCTGCCGATCACGGTATTCCTCCCCTATAGTCCTCTCGGATCTGCGATTCTGCCTGTTATTGCTGATGCGGCAACGGTTGCGGGAGACGCCAGGTAAAGTTCAGATTCAGGACTCCCCATCCGCCCTCTGAAATTCCTGTTCGTAGTAGATATGCATATCTCCCCCGAGGCAAGTAATCCCATATGTGCACCCATGCAGGGACCACAGCCGGGATTGCAGATGATCGCCCCGGATTCGGACAGGCTCGCCAGGATGCCTTCCCGGATAGCGTCTCGATACACTTCCGAAGAAGAGGGGATCACGAGCATCCGGACATCCGGATGGATCTTTGTGGTTCCAATTATCTCAACGGCCGCCCTTAAATCCTCAAGCCTTCCGTTTGTGCAGGACCCGATTACGGCCTGGTCTATTCTTATATCACCGACTTTTGAAATCGGTCTCACGTTGTCCACCGCAAATGGGAAAGCAACCTGGGGCTCTAACTGTGAGACGTCTTCCCGATAGACAGCCTCATAGGAAGCATCCTCGTCGGCTTCCAACACATTGACGGGCTCCTTCGTTCTTTCCTCAAGGTACTCCCTTACCTTCTCGTCTGGTTCAAAGAAAGCAAACTTCGCTCCTATCTCGGCAGCCATGTTGCACATCGTTATCCTGCTGGCAAGACTCATCTCGCTGCACACTCTCCCGGCAAATTCCACCGCCTTGTATTGAGCCGCCCCTACTGAATACTTGCCTGCAATAGCCAGGATAACATCCTTTGCGGTCACTCTTGCGGGAAGAACGCCCTCGATGATGAACTTGATGGTCTCAGGCACTTTAAACCAGAGCTTTCCGAATGCGAACACATATGCCATCTCGGAATGGCCAATCCCGGCTGCTGCTGCCCCGCAGGCGCCATAACTGAGGGTATGCGAATCAGCGCCCACGATAAGTCTGCCTGGAATGATATGTCCTTTCTCGAAGAGCACCTGGTGGCAAACGCCCGCGTTCTGACCATAAAAATGTCGTATGCCGAACTTCTTTACTGCCATTCTGATTTGCTTGTATATCTCTGCATCTCTGACCGTAGGTGGTGGATTCCAGTGGTCGAGTACGCAGACAATCTTGTCTTTATCCCAGACTTTATCTACACCTGCCCTTGACAGAATCTCATATATAGGCCCCAGGGAATCGTGAGCCATAGCAAGGTCGATAGCTGCCATCACATATTCACCCGGTCTTGCCGTCTCCTTCCCTGATGCTCTGGCAAGAATCTTTTCAGCTATGGTTGATCCCATTCGCGCGTCCCCTTTCCTGAATTCTGATATAAACGTTCTGTCT contains:
- a CDS encoding aminotransferase class I/II-fold pyridoxal phosphate-dependent enzyme, encoding MKIAKRSDAIAPFYVMELLEKAKELEAKGKDIVHMEVGEPDFPTPFVVKEEAIQSIRGDRTFYTHSLGLPELRKRISQHYWETGGIVVPPERIIITNGTSGAFLLLFAVLLERGRLLGISDPGYPCYKNIASLLDCGILPIPVSEQTGFEVTQNLLGSLKYLPDLLVLANPSNPTGTVYREETLSGLYESLAVEDKLLVVDEIYLGLTYGQKPGSALAISDNIIVVNGFSKTYAMTGWRLGWMVVPGELVRPIQKFAQNIFISPPS
- a CDS encoding MFS transporter, translating into MHKEESISQLTLRNILNRDFALGFLAYFAFLSTNTALYPTLPIYLGQLGSSAGQIGILVGAIGVASLICRPFVGGILVKYSEKNVIMVGAALSVLAFLTFTVFRHFWPLLIVRFVQGISLACVDTAIFVSVVSALPLAYRGQGISYLMLAPSLSTAIAPSLSVFVVSRYSFTTLFLSCAGLSTCTLLCAWKLKGREDKRPAVNDPALNTHLFEWNVVVPAIVIFLQYFIWGTIIAFLPLYAVQRGIANPGIFFSASAIMIMLGRALGGRVLNAFSQEKIILTFTFTGAVALVVLFFTKTLLTFIFVGLLWGAGISFLIPVSMAYALDYAGSSSGTAVGTLRAISDLGLALGPIIMGSILFLTGYRAMFLCLAFLCLVSLGYFQLYVRKKHDARKKFLHHPRA
- a CDS encoding MmgE/PrpD family protein; protein product: MKTRAMTVTEKLAQYTGGFSYKTLSDLEIHAAKRVLLDMLACAVGAYDSDAGRIVRSVMEEQGGSQESTMIGSRIKVPCANAALANGAMTRYLDYNDTYFRMNGTLRFGIHSNELIPAALAVGERRHASGKDVITAIALAYDLAARFIDASFARNLHLRGWHYSSMAGFVVALCAGQLLGISTEQLANAGCPMRN
- the leuB gene encoding 3-isopropylmalate dehydrogenase — translated: MKLSIAVLPGDGVGPEIVAEGVKVLGAIGERFGHDFTFREGQMGAAAFERTGIALSRETVELCKSCDSILFGAVGDPKFEQPNLKLRPELGYGLIRLRKELGLFANIRPVRLFPSLINSTNFKPEVVNGVDFIIIRELTGGIYFAEPKQVFRDSGARRAVDTCAYSEEEIRRILTVGFELARGRRKKLTSVDKFQILRTSDLWREIAKEVAAEYPDVEVEYGLVDSTAMRLILSPRDFDVVVTENLFGDILSDEASMLAGSLGMMPSASIAEIPGSGKRLFGLYEPIHGSAPTLKGLNVANPIAIILSVALMLRYSFGLHQEAKSIEDSVDQVLREGYRTEDIMSPGNTKVGTKEMGELIVTKVLA
- a CDS encoding 3-isopropylmalate dehydratase, with the protein product MIGRIKGRVWKFGDNVDTDVMTSGKYLNLPMDEIKKHAFEEVRPEFARQINPGDIILAGRNFGCGSSRETAPAALKALGLGAVVAESFARIFYRNSIAIGLPAIICPGVASLGNDGDEAEISLADRKVTNYTTGKILDFQAFPDEMLKVLECGGIEPLLKQMKTD
- a CDS encoding 3-isopropylmalate dehydratase large subunit; translation: MGSTIAEKILARASGKETARPGEYVMAAIDLAMAHDSLGPIYEILSRAGVDKVWDKDKIVCVLDHWNPPPTVRDAEIYKQIRMAVKKFGIRHFYGQNAGVCHQVLFEKGHIIPGRLIVGADSHTLSYGACGAAAAGIGHSEMAYVFAFGKLWFKVPETIKFIIEGVLPARVTAKDVILAIAGKYSVGAAQYKAVEFAGRVCSEMSLASRITMCNMAAEIGAKFAFFEPDEKVREYLEERTKEPVNVLEADEDASYEAVYREDVSQLEPQVAFPFAVDNVRPISKVGDIRIDQAVIGSCTNGRLEDLRAAVEIIGTTKIHPDVRMLVIPSSSEVYRDAIREGILASLSESGAIICNPGCGPCMGAHMGLLASGEICISTTNRNFRGRMGSPESELYLASPATVAASAITGRIADPRGL